From a single Nicotiana tabacum cultivar K326 chromosome 8, ASM71507v2, whole genome shotgun sequence genomic region:
- the LOC107761645 gene encoding large ribosomal subunit protein uL14 translates to MSKRGRGGSAGNKFRMSLGLPVAATINCADNTGAKNLYIISVKGIKGRLNRLPSACVGDMVMATVKKGKPDLRKKVMPAVVVRQRKPWRRKDGVFMYFEDNAGVIVNPKGEMKGSAITGPIGKECADLWPRIASAANAIV, encoded by the exons ATGTCGAAGAGAG GTCGCGGAGGTTCCGCGGGGAACAAATTCAGGATGTCACTGGGTTTGCCGGTGGCAGCTACCATTAACTGCGCCGATAACACTGGTGCAAAGAACCTTTACATCATTTCTGTGAAAGGTATCAAAGGAAGGCTTAACAGGTTGCCATCAGCTTGTGTGGGTGACATGGTCATGGCCACAGTGAAGAAGGGTAAGCCTGATCTCAGGAAAAAGGTTATGCCAGCTGTCGTTGTTCGTCAGCGCAAGCCATGGCGCCGAAAGGATGGTGTCTTCATGTACTTCGAag ATAATGCTGGTGTAATTGTGAATCCCAAAGGCGAAATGAAAG GATCTGCAATTACAGGGCCAATCGGGAAAGAGTGTGCTGATCTGTGGCCTAGGATTGCAAGTGCTGCTAATGCTATCGTGTAG